ACCTAACatgaaaatgataattaaatgataaaatccagCTCAACATACTGCTGCAATCGACGGGCTAGAGTCTTCCCCTGGCTGCGGATGGGTCACATCAGCACCAAAAATAATAGTAGGAAGATCAGTAACGTTAGGAATTCTTCTTTGAATAGCATCATTTAACACAGTGTTCCGTCCACCAGCCTAGAAAGATTCAATCCTCAATTTAATACTTCAAATGACTAAAAGAGTGTGAAGGAGGAAAACAAATAACCAAGGAAAATTAGCAAACCTTCACATTAATTTTGAGAGCAACATTTTCCAGGTATTGTTTGCTGAGCTTCTTTGCCTGCAGGGGCTGACAGCATTGTGAAACTATTCCCAGCTCAGTTTCACAAATACGTTTGATTTTCCCTACAAGCAAGAAAGAGCTTGTTTACAGGACAAACAACTCAGATTATGAATTTCAAATCATATTCTGTAACTAACCATAGGATCCACTGAAATCAGGTAGGATAATGATCAGCAGTTGAAGCTGTTTGCCCTTCTGATTTGCAAGTTTTGCAGTACATTTCTTATGAACGTCAAGAAGAGCTTTCTCAATTTGCCTGGAATCAGCTGAATGTATCTGAATAATGGGATCTGGGTGGACTTCCTAGCATTATGTTCAAATCAAGTCAGAGTCAATCTAccaaaatagaaacaaaacccATGGTAATAAAAATGGCAGAAAAAGAGTGAGGAATGAAGTCAAACCATTCCTTTGCTGTTGCACATATCCATTAATTGCCTACAAAATTCAAATGGCAAGTCTCTCTGCACTCTTGTAGAAAAGCTCACACAGGTCCAGAAATCAATTCTGCCTCCATTCACCATTTTCTGCAAAACCATTATTATAGAAAGTCATCTCACCATTGAGTTCACTGCATTTGTCACACTACAAACATGCACATCAACAGTACATGAGAAACACAATTTCACAAAGACTCCAACAAGTTAAGAAATACCTTAAGTTATAACACAAACATTATGATGCAAGTTGGTTTTTGCTTTTGAAGCACACTCACCATTTTTTCTATGCTAGAACTACAACTATTTTTCAAGCAGTAAAATCAATTTCCAAGCAGTCTGGTAAATGTGGAATAACCAGTGAAACATTAACACTCAAACTCAAGCTTCCTCTTAGGCAAGCCTGTATCACAAATGATCTTGTTAACCATCACTTCACCTTGTTTATCATATTCCATTGTCCTAAGTGTGGATCCACTCTAGGTTCTCGCCCTGTATCATGATATTTAAGCTGCAAGACCATAGCAAACAGTGATGTTAATGctgttaataattaatttgtatgtCACAGTGATGTTAATGCtgttaataattaattcatgacaTACGACATGAATCCAAAGCAGAATGCATAATTTACCATAGGAGGGGGTAAAACTCGGGCATCAATTGATGTTAGTTCTTCTTTCACTTGAATACCAAATTCATTCCTTACAAGCACATTCCTACTATAATCGTTATGCCGAACCATCTACATGAGGATGGAGAGTGACTAGTTATAACTTATAAAGCCAAATATAAgaggaaaaacatatataaaccaCGAAAATCAAGATTAGCAATGATAGAAATAAAGATGTCTAAGAGAGATTATTTGCCTGCTTAATGCTATTTTCCCTAGCAGAAGGGCGTTGACAGGTTGCTCTTAAAAGAGCAGTGACTTGTCTTTCATTTAGTTTCTTCGTGTATCGCTGTCCTCCAGCAATCTTACAGAGCTGCAAtacaaagaaaaccaaaataagCAACCTAATTCAGAGCCATATGCAGAGGTACAATAATCTTAGGGACCTCATCTAAAACAACAAACCTCCATGGGCAAATAAATAGGTTTCGCATCGGTTCCAGCTTGAAGCGGAGGCAAAGATGTATATTTCAGCCCAATATTGTATCTCTCCCAGAAATACTGATGGACAGACACCTTTGTTTTCTTATCATCCAGAGTAAACCTACATGACACAAAATTGGTAGAAAGTTCAAGATGATAGGAGACTGAGAATCACAAACATAGTCtaataaaagtattaatatctTGTAACTCAAATGTGTATAACATTCTTTTTCCTGAGGTTTAGTATGTGTtctaaaatttttgtttcttagatTAAGCTAGCTTCAGGATCATTTTTAGTAGGTGTGGCCCCAAACAATAAAGACTAAAAAGCTATGGTAGACAGACACAATAAATCAGCCACCACCATATAAGTTACTTAATACTTTCAAAGACAAATAATTGCTTCAGCTTTCAAAAGAATTTATCTAGACTCAGTTTTACACATTgtcaataaaattcaataacatattaaTACAACATCCCGAGTTATTTTCCATACTTTCCAAGGATTCTTAGGAatctcaaaaatacaaaaaccttATCAACAGCGTCCACAATAGTATTTACAAGCTTCAAAATCACAAGAACATCTGCATCCAGGAAACTTACATCGTCTTATCTACTGGTAGATTAGATATGCCAGTAACCTTGAAGCTTTTAGCATAGTCCCTGTATGAAATTTCCACTTTGATTCCTCTCAAGGCCCTTTTCACCTGAAAGTTGCACCCAAAGATATATACAAGATACTTAAAACTTCAATTTAgtaaaggagaaaaaatgtggGTAATTCGCAAGAATGACTTTGTGCATTACTGTAAGCAATGAAGTTACCTTAACACGATCCTGATCAGAAAGAGGCCTTGTCAAGTCTCTAAGATTGAAGTGCTTGGCCACAAACTCAGTCACCAAAATTGGCTCATAAAAGGATCTGGCTGACACATCTACAATTCAAAAGTAAGATACTAGAGGGGAAAAGTTCTCAACAGAACTATGGCTAGAACAAGTATCAATGCATCAATTTTAGATAATCAAAATGAATGCAAGTAAATGAAGCTATACCAATATTTAAAGAGAGTCCCATTTGGGTTGGCCGAAGACTTTGATAATAACCTCTCCAGTATTCTATTCCATTACCAAGCTCGCCTTTTGGGCCCAAATCAAGCGAGAAGAATGACCTCCCAACAGTAACGTACCTAGTCAAACACACACAAAGATGAAGAGAAAAGAACAGGAAATTTACATTTTCTAAACAATTGAGTTGAATTACTTTTCTGATGGTGATGCTCTGAGAACAATGTCAAGGATTTGTATGGTTTCCTGTGGAACATCCTTTTGTCTGCCACTTAGGACTTCCTTTAAATGATGCATATCAACTTTGGATGCATATTTGATTGCCACGTTAAATTGACGTTCCTTTCTGCGTATGAACCAAAGGCATGAGcaagtttgttttaaaaagaacaCAGTAATCATAATCTTTTCGAACAAACAGCAACCCAAAATCACATAGGCACGGTAGAATAGGAATTACCTGACAGAACTGGATGAACTAGCAGGATCATTCTTCTCAACCAACTTCACGACAAATTCCTTTGCTTCAAAAGGCAATGCCCCAGCAGTGTATAGACTTTTCCTGCCATCATAAGCTGGCATCCGATTGCCTAGGTGAGACTCGCGATAAGAACGAACAAGCTGGGATATTACATCTCTATTTACCTTCTTCGATGTAACTTCAGGAGTTATTGCCACCTAATCCAAAAACAAGACCATCAATCAAAATTCTCAACGTCAAATTACTTTTTAACCACAAAGAAAATGACTTACATGAAATAAACTAAAAGGTTTGCTATTGCTGAAACATGTTGTccacaaaaaaactaaaataaaataaaaataaagggcaAAACCACCCCTactgaaaatttaattaacaatatgtatataaatcatttcattgtgagaaaaaaaaaacgagaaattccaaaaaacaataaatgtaataaaaaaatgctaGAAACAGTTTCTttatttgtagaaaaaaaaaataaaggagctAATACTATTAAACAAACGCAAAACAATCCATCTACGGTACTGAAACCTAACACAAAAGGTACGTATGTGCATACACATAACAATTACGTATATTGGACGAGCATACACGTAATGAAAGGGAGGGAGGGTTACGTACATCGTAGTGAAAGAGATCTCTATCAGAAACCTCAACTACAAAATGATTTGCTCTGATCGTACATTTCCTTCCTATCCTTCCAAGTTGTGGCCGGGGCGGAGGCACAATGGCCTTTGATGATACAGGCACCGACCCTCCCGTCGCACTGGTACTTCCAAGTGACAACTTTTTTGCGATCTCTTGACTCAGCTCCTCCATCGAAGCCGAACTCGAAGCCGAGGGCGGTGGCGCAGTCGAAGATGAAGCCATTTCTTGGGGAGTTAGTGAGGTTGAAGGACCTGCGGTTGCAGAAAGGTAGCCGGATGCAGCAGGGGGAGGAGCACGAACAGGTGTTGGAGACGAAGCAGGAGTGTAGCCGCCTCTTCCATCACGGCCTCTACCACGACCTCCACCACCACCGCGCTGAAAAGACGGTGACGGAGTTAAGGAGCCCTGATCACGGCGAGGTTCTGAAGATCGCCGGCCACCACCACGGCGAGACATTGTTACTCAGTGGTCACGCTTTtggagagagagggggagataGAGGTGGGGGAGTGAGAAGAGCTTTTTTTCTAACGAGAGAGTAGGGGAGTGGCTGTggataaataaaatgaaggaaCGAGGAAAACGGAGATACGTCTGCTGATGACGTGTGAGAGAGAGTGCTGGATGGGGGGAGTGGGGCTACGCGGAAGTATTAAAGTGTTAGTGATTGGCGGTTATTTTCATGACTGTTATGCCCTCGGTTTACGGGTATAAATTTCAGATGTGCCGTAATGGCGGGGGAGGGGGGTTTCGTTGGAACGGTGGGTCGCCGGTTTGTTTGGGGGCTTAGAGTCGTTTTTTTctcattgataaaaataatttacaatctagctcaattaaaaaaaaaaaaaaaaatagtacagTTTAAGTATTTATTAAGTTAAGtataatatactaaaaggcGTGGGAGAGCACTGTCGCTTCCCCCGCCATTCACTTATTACTATAttatattgttataattattattatattgtattatattataaaattgtctttttttttcatgaaaatttttttgtttgattagtttgttaatattaatttttttatttagttattagattttcatgatacggatgttgagtttgatggattaacctggtttgacgagttaacccggattttttttctttttaattaattttttttcgtttaatttagtttgttaatgttgaatttctatctatttaattatcagactttcttgACGTGTATCATGggcttgacgagttaacttgatttgatgggttaactcagttaattctgggtaaactcgttaatttttttttctatttagttaacAAACTTTCATGGCGTGAATACCAGGTTTTActggttaacctggtttgaagggttaacccagttaatttagatttttttttttgttggttttttttctttttaattaatctatttaattatcacacttttataataCGAACTTATAACcaaacccacatccaatattatTAGGTCCGATGTTGCagtcagactcacttaaacttgaatcatgcaagtttaatgttattattaatattataaatattactattagGTCAGATATTACAGTCGAACTTAAGATTATTggtatagctttgcagaaaaacctaatacttttaaaccttatttttatatatattgtttatataaaaaaataattaactagtGTTATTTAAAAGAGCGTGATTGCACCATTCTAAACAGCATAATTTAGTTGTATtagtttgcaaattattttttttactgtgtaattaaaaaacaaaattgggcCTAGAGTGTGTGaagttaaataaattagaaaagtgTGCTgagaatatattaatattgcaGCACTTGGTTATTATTTGGTGTCAGA
This genomic interval from Populus alba chromosome 1, ASM523922v2, whole genome shotgun sequence contains the following:
- the LOC118046934 gene encoding protein argonaute 5 isoform X2 → MSRRGGGRRSSEPRRDQGSLTPSPSFQRGGGGGRGRGRDGRGGYTPASSPTPVRAPPPAASGYLSATAGPSTSLTPQEMASSSTAPPPSASSSASMEELSQEIAKKLSLGSTSATGGSVPVSSKAIVPPPRPQLGRIGRKCTIRANHFVVEVSDRDLFHYDVAITPEVTSKKVNRDVISQLVRSYRESHLGNRMPAYDGRKSLYTAGALPFEAKEFVVKLVEKNDPASSSSSVRKERQFNVAIKYASKVDMHHLKEVLSGRQKDVPQETIQILDIVLRASPSEKYVTVGRSFFSLDLGPKGELGNGIEYWRGYYQSLRPTQMGLSLNIDVSARSFYEPILVTEFVAKHFNLRDLTRPLSDQDRVKVKRALRGIKVEISYRDYAKSFKVTGISNLPVDKTMFTLDDKKTKVSVHQYFWERYNIGLKYTSLPPLQAGTDAKPIYLPMELCKIAGGQRYTKKLNERQVTALLRATCQRPSARENSIKQMVRHNDYSRNVLVRNEFGIQVKEELTSIDARVLPPPMLKYHDTGREPRVDPHLGQWNMINKKMVNGGRIDFWTCVSFSTRVQRDLPFEFCRQLMDMCNSKGMEVHPDPIIQIHSADSRQIEKALLDVHKKCTAKLANQKGKQLQLLIIILPDFSGSYGKIKRICETELGIVSQCCQPLQAKKLSKQYLENVALKINVKAGGRNTVLNDAIQRRIPNVTDLPTIIFGADVTHPQPGEDSSPSIAAVVASMDWPEVTKYRGLVSAQAHREEIIQDLYKKYQDPEKGLVHSGMIRELFIAFRRSTGQKPHRIIFYRDGVSEGQFSQVLLHEMQAIREAQSWTLKFATLQSLISTLTVTLEFRELAGLHTTMCCLMKTTSLLMAYKPSLTICATRMQDALGLFP
- the LOC118046934 gene encoding protein argonaute 5 isoform X1 yields the protein MSRRGGGRRSSEPRRDQGSLTPSPSFQRGGGGGRGRGRDGRGGYTPASSPTPVRAPPPAASGYLSATAGPSTSLTPQEMASSSTAPPPSASSSASMEELSQEIAKKLSLGSTSATGGSVPVSSKAIVPPPRPQLGRIGRKCTIRANHFVVEVSDRDLFHYDVAITPEVTSKKVNRDVISQLVRSYRESHLGNRMPAYDGRKSLYTAGALPFEAKEFVVKLVEKNDPASSSSSVRKERQFNVAIKYASKVDMHHLKEVLSGRQKDVPQETIQILDIVLRASPSEKYVTVGRSFFSLDLGPKGELGNGIEYWRGYYQSLRPTQMGLSLNIDVSARSFYEPILVTEFVAKHFNLRDLTRPLSDQDRVKVKRALRGIKVEISYRDYAKSFKVTGISNLPVDKTMFTLDDKKTKVSVHQYFWERYNIGLKYTSLPPLQAGTDAKPIYLPMELCKIAGGQRYTKKLNERQVTALLRATCQRPSARENSIKQMVRHNDYSRNVLVRNEFGIQVKEELTSIDARVLPPPMLKYHDTGREPRVDPHLGQWNMINKKMVNGGRIDFWTCVSFSTRVQRDLPFEFCRQLMDMCNSKGMEVHPDPIIQIHSADSRQIEKALLDVHKKCTAKLANQKGKQLQLLIIILPDFSGSYGKIKRICETELGIVSQCCQPLQAKKLSKQYLENVALKINVKAGGRNTVLNDAIQRRIPNVTDLPTIIFGADVTHPQPGEDSSPSIAAVVASMDWPEVTKYRGLVSAQAHREEIIQDLYKKYQDPEKGLVHSGMIRELFIAFRRSTGQKPHRIIFYRDGVSEGQFSQVLLHEMQAIREACGTLEVGYCPRVTFVVVQKRHHTRFFPADHNKRDQTDKSGNILPGTVVDTKICHPTEFDFYLNSHAGIQGTSRPTHYHVLFDENNFTADGLQTLTNNLCYTYARCTRSVSIVPPAYYAHLAAFRARYYIEGEISDSGSTSATGRSVEARSLPVVKENVKDVMFYC